The genome window CCGTGACGCTGACCGAGCCGATAACGTACTGTGGGGTGCGGCCGCCGGCAATGAGCGTGCTGGTTACCAACGGCCCCCAGCCACCGCCGCCAAACGAATCCAGAAAGCCGCCGGCCGCGGCCAGCAACCCTAGCTTCTTGTGCTTCTGGCGCGGGCCGGGCTGGGAAAAGGCCTTGGAGATGATGCGCACACCTAGCAGCAGCAGGTACACCGCCAGCAACGGCTTGACGTAGGCCGCATAGGTTTCCCCGAATTTCGAGAGCAGGTAGGCACCGGTAATGGCCCCTAGCACGCCCGGAATCAAGAGCACTTTGAACAGGCGCTTGTTCACGTTGCCGAAGCGGTAGTGGTGGTAGCCCGAAGCCCCGCTGGCAAACATTTCGGCCGTATGAATGCTGGCACTCACCGCCGCCGGGGAAATATTCAGGCTCATTAAACTAATGGCCGTAACTACCCCGTAGCCCATGCCCAGCAGCCCGTCAATCAGCTGCGCCCCGAACCCAATGACCACAAACAGCCAGAATGTGTTCGAATGGGTAGCGGCGCCCCACACCTGCTGCCAGGTGAAGTAGTAGGAGAGAATGTTGAACACTAGCATGGCCGCAAACGCCAGCAGCGCCGTGGTAGCAATGCGCCGCCACCGCGCCGCCGCCGGCGACTCGTAGGCCGGCCCGCCCGTCAGCTCGGCCGTAACGGCGTTCAGGGACTTCACTTTGTGGGCGAAGTCGCCGCCAACCTTGTCTCGGATGATGGACATGCGCTGGAGCACGTCGTGTAGCTCATCGGGGAGGGCTTGGGTGAGCATTTCGCGCAGACGCTTGGCAATGGTGGGCGACTTGCCGTTGGTGCTGATGGCAATTTTTAGGTCGCCTTTCTGCACAATGGAGCCCAGGTAGAAGTCGCAGGCCTCGGGCGTGTCGGCCACGTTGCAGAGCAGGCGCTGACGGGTAGCATCGGACTTGATGCTGAGATTCAGGGTCTTATCGTTGGTAGCTACAATCACCAAGTCGTGGCCGACAAGGTCGGTGGTGTGGTAGGGCTGCTCCCGCAACTGCACCAGCGGGTGGCGGGCGGCCAGGGCTTTTAGCTCCGGCGAAAACCAGGTAGCCACCACCGTTACCGCGGCCGCCGGACTGTTCGAGAGCAAGGCCGCGAGTTTTTCATGCCCGACGTAGCCCCCGCCCACCAGTAGTACGTGCAGCTGCTCGAGCTTCAGAAAGACGGGAAACAGCCGGTTGCTCGTGTGCGGCGGCGGTTCCGGCTGGGGAAGAAGTTCGTTAGAAAGAGGCATTGGTTGGTGTTGGTTGGAAAGGAGGTAGGGGCAGGAGGCAGTATAGAATAAGTCGAATGTCATTCCGCGCTTGCCGAGGAATCTCTCGTGCTGACGTCGCCAAACTAATCTGATTACTAGTGAGCAAGATTCCTTGGCAAGCGCGGAATGACGTTCAGGTGGTCACCTGACGAGCAGGTTCCTACTCATGAAAATTCAGGCCGCTGGTGGTGGCCTGCACGTAGCCCCGCCGAACCATGAAGTCACCGAAGTGCTCCTGGGGCTGGCGGTTCTGGGCGTAATCGGCGAAAAGCGGGGTGAGTTCGGCCACAATGCCGTCCTCGTCCAACATTTCCTTGTAGAGCTTGTTCATCCGCTCCCCGTTGAAAGCGGCGCCGAGGTAGAGGTTGTAGCGGCCCACGGCGCGGCCCACCAACCCGATTTCCCCCAGGTAGGGCCGGGCGCAGCCGTTGGGGCAGCCCGTCATCCGAATGAGAATGTCGTCGTGGGTGAGGTTGTGAGAAGCCAGGATAGGCTCCAATCTATCAATAAG of Hymenobacter sublimis contains these proteins:
- a CDS encoding TSUP family transporter, with translation MPLSNELLPQPEPPPHTSNRLFPVFLKLEQLHVLLVGGGYVGHEKLAALLSNSPAAAVTVVATWFSPELKALAARHPLVQLREQPYHTTDLVGHDLVIVATNDKTLNLSIKSDATRQRLLCNVADTPEACDFYLGSIVQKGDLKIAISTNGKSPTIAKRLREMLTQALPDELHDVLQRMSIIRDKVGGDFAHKVKSLNAVTAELTGGPAYESPAAARWRRIATTALLAFAAMLVFNILSYYFTWQQVWGAATHSNTFWLFVVIGFGAQLIDGLLGMGYGVVTAISLMSLNISPAAVSASIHTAEMFASGASGYHHYRFGNVNKRLFKVLLIPGVLGAITGAYLLSKFGETYAAYVKPLLAVYLLLLGVRIISKAFSQPGPRQKHKKLGLLAAAGGFLDSFGGGGWGPLVTSTLIAGGRTPQYVIGSVSVTEFFVTFASAVTFFATLGISHWQIILGLIVGGVAASPLAARLAGRIPVRWMFVGVGLMVIVWSVWALRKVFM